A single genomic interval of Sceloporus undulatus isolate JIND9_A2432 ecotype Alabama chromosome 2, SceUnd_v1.1, whole genome shotgun sequence harbors:
- the LOC121921207 gene encoding tetraspanin-1-like, which yields MSCYSFLRMMMFVVNGVIFLGVWFAVGVGIWVKVDSTHLREGPGRSNSTPDAVLNVGYLCIAVGTFLLIVGFMGCWGICQESKCMLLVFFVLTLILFIVEVAGAVVVLAFSSVADIFVEHLKKWAMKSLKEDYERQEDLTAIWNTTMKELKCCGFNNYTDFNSSYFYQTHMEYPSVCCLDDKPCKESEIDHQKQGCLHAFQVFLSKNGKIVGGVALGIGVLELAAMVVSMNLYCKIGTAS from the exons ATGAGTTGCTACTCTTTCCTGAGGATGATGATGTTTGTGGTCAATGGTGTGATATTT TTGGGGGTCTGGTTTGCTGTGGGTGTTGGCATCTGGGTGAAGGTGGATAGCACACATCTTCGTGAAGGTCCTGGGAGAAGCAACTCCACACCTGATGCAGTGCTCAACGTGGGCTACCTTTGTATTGCAGTTGGCACCTTCCTCCTCATTGTGGGCTTTATGGGATGCTGGGGGATCTGTCAAGAAAGCAAGTGCATGCTTTTGGTG ttcTTTGTGCTTACACTGATCCTTTTCATAGTGGAAGTGGCAGGCGCTGTTGTGGTGTTGGCTTTTTCCTCTGTG GCAGATATATTTGTTGAGCACTTGAAGAAATGGGCCATGAAGTCTTTGAAAGAGGACTATGAAAGGCAAGAGGACCTCACAGCCATCTGGAATACAACAATGAAAGAG CTGAAGTGCTGTGGATTCAACAATTATACTGATTTCAACAGTTCCTACTTCTATCAAACTCACATGGAATATCCTTCTGTTTGCTGCCTAGATGACAAACCTTGCAAAGAATCTGAAATAGATCACCAAAAACAG GGTTGCTTGCATGCATTCCAGGTTTTCCTGAGTAAAAATGGGAAGATTGTAGGAGGTGTGGCTTTAGGAATTGGGGTTCTAGAG TTGGCTGCCATGGTTGTCTCCATGAATCTGTATTGCAAGATTGGTACTGCCAGTTGA